The following coding sequences are from one Chelonoidis abingdonii isolate Lonesome George chromosome 4, CheloAbing_2.0, whole genome shotgun sequence window:
- the LOC116830502 gene encoding LOW QUALITY PROTEIN: uncharacterized protein LOC116830502 (The sequence of the model RefSeq protein was modified relative to this genomic sequence to represent the inferred CDS: inserted 2 bases in 1 codon) yields the protein MQKNYESVTSLAGDAMVCEKEEQNSQPENVEQVDKHRELSQRLERNVSRSHEQGHSCEIQHRSEREQGNQPGEKVSKCISCWGTQKDLKQTATQQEILMGKRKNTCTECGKNVCDCSALIKRQRIHTRERPYECSECGKNFTHRSHLITHQRIHTGERPYKCSVCGKSFTTSSALSEHQRIHTGERPYECTECWKTFTRSSHLTRHQTIHTGERPYECRECGKSFTTSSALSEHQRIHTGERAYVCSECGKNFTHRSGLFLHQSIHTGERPYECCECGQTFSRSSHLSRHQKIHTGERPYECRECGKSFTTSSALSEHLRIHTGERPYECHECGKSFTISSALSEHQRIHTVEKPYECSECGKTFSRSSYLFQHQRIHTGERPYKCIECGKSFATSSVLSDHQKIHTGVRPYKCRECGKTFNHRSTLIRHQRIHTGERPYECSECGKTFIHSSYLIRHQRIHTGERPYECSECGKRFTTNSALFQHQSNHTGERTYKCGECGESFTTSITLSEHQRIHTGEXPYECSDCGKTFCWHSAHVSCQRICKGDQHHKNL from the exons CAGGTGACGCAATGGTATGTGAGAAAGAGGAGCAGAATTCTCAGCCGGAAAATGTTGAGCAAGTGGATAAACACAGAGAATTATCGCAAAGATTAGAAAGGAATGTGTCCAGGAGTCATGAGCAGGGACATTCGTGTGAGATTCAGCACAGATCAGAAAGAGAGCAAGGAAACCAGCCAGGGGAGAAAGTGAGTAAATGTATTTCCTGTTGGGGAACTCAGAAGGACCTCAAGCAAACCGCAACCCAGCAGGAAATCCTcatgggaaagagaaaaaatacatgcACTGAGTGTGGAAAAAACGTATGTGACTGCTCAGCCCTTATAAAGCgtcagagaatccacacaagagagaggccttatgaatgcagtgagtgtgggaaaaactttaCTCACAGATCACACCTTATTacccatcagagaatccacacaggggagagacctTATAAATGCAGtgtgtgtgggaaaagcttcactaccagctcagccctttctgaacatcagagaatccacacaggggagaggccctatgaatgcactGAATGCTGGAAAACCTTCACACGCAGCTCGCACCTTACTAGGCATCagacaatccacacaggagagaggccctaTGAGTgccgtgagtgtgggaaaagcttcactaccagctcagccctttctgaacatcagagaatccacacaggggagagggcCTATgtatgcagtgagtgtgggaaaaactttaCTCACAGATCAGGACTTTTTCTCCATcaaagcatccacacaggggagaggccctatgaatgttGTGAGTGTGGGCAAACCTTCAGTCGCAGTTCACACCTTAGTAGGcatcagaaaatccacacaggagagaggcctTACGAATgccgtgagtgtgggaaaagcttcactaccAGCTCAGCTCTTTCTGAACATctgagaatccacacaggggagaggccctatgaatgccatgagtgtgggaaaagcttcactatcagctcagccctttctgaacatcagagaatccacacagtgGAGaagccctatgaatgcagtgagtgtgggaaaaccttcagtcGCAGCTCATACCTTTttcaacatcagagaatccacacaggtgagagGCCCTATAAATGcattgagtgtgggaaaagcttcgcTACCAGCTCAGTACTTTCTGATCATCAGAAAATTCACACTGGTGTGAGACCCTATAAATGCAgagagtgtgggaaaaccttcaatcACAGATCAACCCTTAttaggcatcagagaatccacacaggggaaaggccctatgaatgcagtgagtgtgggaaaacctttaTACACAGTTCATACCTTAttaggcatcagagaatccacactggagagaggccctatgaatgcagtgagtgtgggaaacgcTTCACTACCAACTCAGCCCTTTTTCAACATCAGAGTAACCACACAGGCGAGAGGACCTATAAATGCGGTGAGTGTGGGGAAAGCTTCACTACCAGCATAAccctttctgaacatcagagaatccacacaggaga gccctatgaatgcagtgattGTGGGAAAACCTTCTGTTGGCACTCAGCCCATGTTAGCTGTCAGAGAATCTGCAAGGGAGATCAACACCATAAAAACCTCTAG